In a genomic window of Caloramator mitchellensis:
- a CDS encoding lysophospholipid acyltransferase family protein, with the protein MLLYKIIKPIAKFLFNLIYKIEIKGIENIPDNEGALICPNHYTWADPVMVAIVTKRPIRFMAKAEAFNNPLMKFLLENVGAYPVRRGETDLTAVKNTLKLLKEGQLVGLFPQGTRVKGNDLGKAHSGVAVFALKSNKPVIPTYISGSYKPFSRMQVIFGQPIDFSIYKKDKMTGEDYFELSQIVIDEIRNLKEGAK; encoded by the coding sequence ATGTTACTTTATAAAATTATTAAACCCATTGCAAAATTTTTATTTAATTTAATTTATAAAATTGAAATAAAAGGAATTGAAAACATACCAGATAATGAGGGGGCGCTTATTTGTCCGAACCATTATACATGGGCAGATCCAGTGATGGTTGCCATAGTAACAAAAAGACCTATAAGATTTATGGCTAAAGCTGAAGCTTTTAACAATCCATTAATGAAATTCCTTCTAGAAAACGTAGGGGCATATCCTGTAAGACGTGGTGAAACAGATTTAACAGCAGTCAAAAATACATTGAAACTGTTAAAGGAAGGCCAACTTGTTGGATTGTTTCCACAAGGGACAAGAGTGAAAGGAAACGACCTTGGAAAAGCTCATTCAGGAGTTGCAGTTTTTGCTTTAAAGTCAAATAAGCCAGTTATCCCAACTTATATTTCAGGAAGTTACAAACCATTTTCCAGAATGCAGGTTATATTTGGACAACCTATAGATTTTTCAATTTATAAGAAGGACAAGATGACTGGTGAGGATTATTTTGAACTCAGTCAGATTGTTATAGATGAGATAAGGAATTTAAAGGAGGGGGCTAAATAA
- the cmk gene encoding (d)CMP kinase codes for MRRISIAIDGPAGAGKSTIARIIADKLNIEYIDTGAMYRAVTLKFLRKGIDLDNDYDKISNILSYTDINFEKGKIYLDDEDVSEEIRLPEIGKYVSRVAAMPEVREKLVKLQREIALKKSVIMDGRDIGTNVLMNADVKIFLIASAEERARRRYTELHEKGIEVSFDEIYKEIENRDYIDSTRKINPLRKAEDAITIDSSNKTINEVVEDILLIIRNKCAGC; via the coding sequence ATGAGAAGAATTTCAATAGCAATAGATGGACCAGCTGGTGCAGGAAAAAGCACGATAGCTAGAATAATAGCTGACAAATTGAATATAGAGTATATTGATACTGGAGCAATGTATAGAGCTGTTACTTTAAAATTTCTAAGAAAAGGAATTGATTTAGATAATGATTATGATAAAATAAGTAACATTTTATCTTATACTGATATTAATTTTGAAAAAGGGAAAATATATCTTGATGATGAGGATGTTTCTGAAGAAATTAGATTGCCTGAAATAGGAAAATATGTTTCTAGAGTAGCTGCAATGCCAGAGGTTAGAGAAAAATTAGTCAAGCTTCAAAGGGAAATTGCTCTAAAAAAGAGCGTTATAATGGATGGAAGAGATATTGGGACAAATGTTTTGATGAATGCTGACGTTAAAATATTTTTGATAGCATCCGCTGAAGAAAGAGCACGAAGAAGATATACTGAGTTGCACGAAAAGGGTATAGAAGTTTCATTTGATGAAATATATAAGGAAATTGAAAATAGAGATTATATTGACTCTACAAGAAAAATAAATCCGCTAAGAAAAGCAGAAGATGCAATTACAATTGACAGCAGTAACAAAACGATTAATGAAGTTGTGGAGGATATATTACTCATTATAAGAAATAAATGTGCGGGGTGTTGA
- the aroH gene encoding chorismate mutase, producing MFTIRGATTINEDMKDEILNSVEELLSKIIEANNIDKEKIISIIFSATKDIKSVYPAEGARKMGITNASLMCLQEMEVENSLERCIRVMLLVNGDKNQTEVKNIYLRDSIILRPDILEGK from the coding sequence ATGTTTACAATTAGAGGCGCAACAACTATTAACGAGGACATGAAGGATGAAATATTGAATTCTGTTGAAGAGTTATTATCAAAAATAATAGAAGCAAATAATATTGATAAAGAAAAAATAATATCCATAATCTTTTCTGCAACAAAGGATATAAAAAGTGTTTACCCTGCAGAAGGAGCAAGGAAAATGGGAATTACAAATGCTTCTTTGATGTGTCTCCAGGAGATGGAAGTTGAAAATAGCTTGGAAAGATGCATTAGAGTAATGCTTCTAGTAAATGGTGATAAAAATCAAACAGAAGTAAAAAACATATATTTAAGAGATTCTATAATATTAAGACCAGATATATTAGAAGGAAAATGA
- a CDS encoding NAD(P)/FAD-dependent oxidoreductase has protein sequence MKKVVVVGGGASGMMAAIIAAKNGKEVLLIEKNDRLGKKIFISGKGRCNVTTSKPIEEIIKNIPGNGKFMYRALNTFSNVDLINFIEKKGIKLKIERGDRVFPESDKSSDIIKCFEKYIDDYNVKVILNSKVTDIFVKDNHIAGIELNGKDIIKCDSVILATGGVSYPGTGSNGEGHKLAQKLGHKITDLKPSLVPLVTKEEWVKDLMGLSLKNVEIKIYNKNKAIYQEFGEMLFTHFGISGPIVLSASRSVVDLLPNEVEVFIDIKPALTFEELDRRILRDFEMFKNKDFKNSLEELLPKKMIPIVIKLSNINPNKKVNSITKAERLGLVKLIKEFKVTVIGTRPIAEAIITRGGVSVKEVDPQTMESKLIKGLFIAGELLDVDAYTGGFNLQIAFSTGYCAGLYS, from the coding sequence ATGAAAAAGGTTGTAGTAGTAGGCGGAGGAGCATCAGGAATGATGGCGGCAATTATAGCAGCTAAGAATGGTAAAGAAGTTTTATTAATAGAAAAAAACGATAGATTAGGAAAAAAGATTTTTATTTCTGGTAAGGGTAGGTGCAATGTTACAACCAGCAAACCAATTGAAGAGATAATAAAAAACATACCGGGTAATGGCAAATTTATGTATAGAGCTTTAAACACCTTTTCAAACGTCGATTTGATTAATTTTATAGAAAAAAAAGGCATTAAACTTAAAATTGAACGTGGGGATAGAGTATTTCCGGAAAGTGATAAATCAAGCGACATAATAAAATGTTTTGAAAAATACATAGATGATTATAATGTAAAGGTAATATTAAACTCAAAAGTAACAGATATTTTTGTAAAGGACAATCATATAGCAGGGATTGAGCTCAATGGAAAAGATATTATAAAATGCGATTCCGTAATATTAGCTACTGGAGGAGTTTCATATCCTGGAACAGGTTCTAATGGAGAAGGACATAAATTAGCTCAAAAACTTGGACATAAAATAACCGATTTAAAACCTTCACTTGTTCCTTTAGTAACTAAGGAAGAATGGGTTAAAGATTTGATGGGGTTATCCTTAAAGAATGTTGAAATTAAGATTTATAATAAAAATAAAGCCATTTACCAGGAATTTGGGGAGATGCTTTTCACGCATTTTGGCATTTCAGGGCCAATAGTGTTATCTGCTAGCAGAAGCGTTGTTGACCTGCTTCCAAATGAAGTTGAGGTATTTATAGATATAAAGCCAGCATTGACATTTGAGGAACTGGACAGAAGAATATTAAGGGACTTTGAAATGTTTAAGAATAAGGATTTTAAAAATAGCTTGGAAGAGCTATTGCCCAAAAAAATGATACCAATTGTGATTAAATTGTCTAATATTAATCCAAATAAAAAGGTTAACTCAATAACTAAGGCAGAACGATTAGGGCTTGTAAAACTTATAAAGGAGTTTAAGGTTACTGTGATTGGAACAAGGCCAATTGCAGAAGCTATAATAACAAGAGGTGGAGTTTCTGTTAAAGAGGTAGACCCTCAGACTATGGAATCTAAACTAATAAAGGGCCTTTTTATTGCAGGAGAACTATTGGATGTTGATGCATACACAGGTGGATTTAATCTTCAAATTGCATTTTCAACAGGGTATTGTGCAGGACTTTATTCTTAG
- the gdhA gene encoding NADP-specific glutamate dehydrogenase: MAKKNIAPADYIRQVIEVVKKRNPNEPEFLQAVEEVLPTLQPVLEKHPEYIEENLLERFCEPERMVMFKVPWVDDEGNLHVNRGYRVQFNGAIGPYKGGLRFHPSVNLSIIKFLGFEQILKNSLTGLPIGGGKGGSDFDPRGKSDAEIMRFCQSFMTELYRHIGPDVDVPAGDIGVGAREIGYLYGHYRRIRGAFENGVLTGKGLSYGGSLIRPEATGYGVTYFAQEVLKHEGETFEGKTVAVSGFGNVAWGACIKVAQLGGKVVTLSGPDGYIYDPDGVVGEKIDYLLEMRNSGRDRVQDYADKYGVQFFPGQKPWGVKVDIVMPCATQNDIHLEHAKQIVSNGVKYVVEGANMPCTNEAIEYFLANGVIVGPAKAANAGGVATSALEMSQNSMRMAWTAEEVDQKLHQIMVNIHNNAMKAAEEYGFGYNLVAGANIAGFIKVADAMHAQGNY, encoded by the coding sequence ATGGCAAAGAAAAATATAGCTCCAGCGGATTACATCAGACAGGTAATTGAAGTTGTTAAAAAGAGAAATCCAAACGAACCGGAATTTTTACAAGCCGTTGAAGAAGTTTTACCTACATTACAACCAGTATTGGAAAAACATCCAGAATACATAGAGGAAAATTTACTCGAAAGATTCTGCGAACCAGAAAGAATGGTTATGTTTAAAGTTCCATGGGTTGATGATGAAGGAAATCTTCACGTCAATAGAGGATATAGAGTTCAATTCAATGGAGCTATAGGACCTTATAAGGGGGGGCTAAGATTCCATCCTTCAGTTAATTTAAGCATAATAAAGTTCCTTGGATTTGAACAAATATTAAAGAATTCACTAACTGGCCTTCCAATTGGTGGTGGTAAAGGCGGTTCAGACTTTGACCCAAGGGGAAAGTCGGATGCTGAAATAATGAGATTTTGCCAGAGTTTCATGACTGAATTATATAGACATATCGGTCCAGATGTTGACGTTCCAGCTGGGGATATAGGTGTTGGAGCAAGAGAAATTGGATATTTATATGGACACTATAGAAGAATTAGAGGAGCATTTGAAAACGGAGTATTGACAGGAAAAGGTTTGTCATACGGTGGAAGCTTAATTAGACCAGAAGCAACAGGATATGGTGTTACTTATTTTGCTCAAGAGGTATTAAAACATGAAGGGGAAACGTTTGAAGGAAAGACTGTTGCAGTATCAGGGTTTGGCAATGTTGCTTGGGGAGCATGTATCAAGGTTGCTCAATTAGGCGGAAAAGTTGTTACCCTTTCAGGACCAGATGGATATATATATGACCCAGATGGAGTTGTAGGAGAAAAGATTGATTATTTATTAGAGATGAGAAATTCAGGAAGAGATAGAGTTCAAGATTATGCTGACAAGTATGGAGTCCAATTCTTCCCAGGTCAAAAGCCTTGGGGCGTAAAAGTCGATATAGTAATGCCTTGTGCAACACAAAACGATATTCATTTAGAGCATGCAAAGCAGATTGTTTCTAATGGTGTTAAATATGTTGTAGAAGGTGCTAACATGCCATGCACAAACGAAGCTATTGAATACTTCCTCGCAAATGGAGTTATTGTAGGACCAGCTAAAGCTGCAAATGCAGGTGGAGTAGCTACATCAGCTCTTGAAATGTCACAAAACAGCATGAGAATGGCATGGACTGCTGAAGAAGTAGACCAGAAATTACATCAAATAATGGTTAATATTCATAACAATGCTATGAAAGCTGCTGAAGAATATGGATTTGGATACAACCTTGTTGCTGGGGCTAACATAGCAGGCTTTATAAAAGTTGCTGATGCAATGCACGCGCAAGGAAATTATTGA
- a CDS encoding MurR/RpiR family transcriptional regulator yields MEGNRQDLMKLIQTRFPRLSKGQKIIAEYILKHYDKAAFMTAAKLGQTVGVSESTVVRFANELGFSGYPTLQKELQELIKNKLTSVQRIEISNDLIDEENPLRSVLKADIENIRVTLEKINANVFEDVVEEILKAKRIYIVGFRSSQAIVEFLGFYLNLILDNVRVVSRGVSDIFEQLLRVGEGDLVIGISFPRYSSRTVEALKFSKDRNAKVVAITDSLLSPLASHADFTLIAQSNMVSFVDSLVAPLSLINALIVAVGCKEKEVISETFRTLENIWEEYGVYANRSKNNND; encoded by the coding sequence ATGGAAGGAAACAGACAAGATTTAATGAAACTTATTCAAACTAGATTTCCAAGGTTAAGTAAGGGACAAAAAATAATTGCAGAGTATATTTTAAAGCATTATGACAAGGCAGCTTTTATGACTGCAGCAAAGCTCGGACAAACAGTTGGGGTTAGTGAATCCACAGTTGTAAGATTTGCGAATGAGCTTGGTTTTAGCGGGTATCCAACTCTTCAAAAGGAACTGCAGGAACTTATTAAGAACAAACTCACCTCTGTTCAGAGAATCGAAATTTCAAATGACCTGATTGACGAAGAAAATCCGCTAAGAAGTGTTCTCAAGGCTGATATTGAAAATATCAGAGTTACTCTTGAAAAAATCAATGCTAATGTATTTGAGGATGTAGTCGAGGAAATTCTTAAGGCAAAGAGAATATATATTGTTGGATTTAGAAGTTCTCAGGCTATTGTAGAATTTTTAGGATTTTATCTAAATCTAATACTCGATAATGTAAGGGTTGTTTCAAGAGGTGTCAGCGATATTTTTGAACAGCTATTAAGAGTGGGAGAAGGAGACCTTGTTATAGGAATATCATTCCCAAGATATTCATCAAGAACAGTAGAAGCTTTAAAATTCTCAAAAGACAGGAATGCAAAAGTTGTTGCTATTACGGATAGTTTATTGTCACCGTTAGCGTCACATGCTGATTTTACATTGATTGCTCAAAGCAATATGGTATCCTTCGTTGATTCACTTGTTGCACCTTTAAGTCTAATAAACGCACTAATAGTTGCTGTTGGTTGCAAAGAAAAAGAAGTAATTTCAGAGACATTTAGAACACTTGAAAATATTTGGGAAGAATATGGCGTATACGCAAATCGTTCAAAAAATAACAATGATTAA
- a CDS encoding YpmA family protein has protein sequence MKKIHEGLHLIAVKEFKAYDEMYMIVDFLNKNLKHYGLIFGLTSSNGKDSISIYDAEKSNRK, from the coding sequence ATGAAAAAGATTCATGAAGGTCTGCACTTAATTGCAGTAAAAGAATTCAAAGCTTATGACGAAATGTATATGATAGTTGATTTTTTGAATAAGAATCTTAAACATTATGGTCTAATATTTGGACTTACAAGTAGCAATGGGAAAGATTCAATTTCAATTTATGATGCAGAAAAAAGCAATAGAAAATGA
- the surE gene encoding 5'/3'-nucleotidase SurE: protein MRILITNDDGIMAKGIYFLTKELEKYFECIIVAPDKQRSAAGHSITLHRPVVVKLHKLDGINSRAYTVDGTPADCVKVALEKLLEEKIDLIISGINDGFNLGTDVIYSGTVSAAVEGAIYKIPSIAVSIDFHGDDEYYSMAANYARKIVEMTKNKIKEDVVLNVNIPYAKEIKGIKVCNLGNRVYTNAYIEKEVENGTNQRIFQLAGTVKDGDDGDTDVYFIKQDYITITPLHYDLTNFKILMEVEEIIDGGNTDEKDS from the coding sequence ATGAGAATATTAATAACTAATGATGATGGCATTATGGCAAAAGGAATATACTTTTTAACAAAAGAATTAGAAAAATATTTTGAATGTATAATTGTTGCACCTGACAAACAAAGAAGTGCTGCAGGACATTCAATTACATTGCACAGACCAGTTGTTGTTAAACTGCACAAATTAGACGGTATAAATTCAAGGGCATATACAGTTGACGGAACACCAGCTGATTGCGTTAAGGTTGCACTTGAAAAACTCCTAGAAGAAAAAATAGATTTAATTATTTCAGGCATAAACGATGGATTTAATCTTGGAACTGATGTTATTTATTCGGGAACTGTTTCTGCTGCGGTAGAAGGAGCAATTTATAAAATCCCATCAATAGCTGTTTCAATAGACTTTCATGGTGACGACGAATACTATTCAATGGCTGCTAACTATGCGAGGAAAATAGTTGAGATGACAAAAAATAAAATAAAGGAAGACGTTGTTTTGAATGTAAATATTCCTTATGCAAAGGAGATTAAGGGTATTAAGGTTTGCAATCTTGGAAATAGAGTTTACACAAATGCCTACATAGAAAAGGAAGTTGAAAATGGAACAAATCAAAGGATATTTCAACTTGCTGGAACAGTTAAGGATGGAGATGACGGAGACACTGATGTATACTTTATCAAACAAGACTATATAACAATAACGCCACTTCATTATGATTTAACTAATTTTAAAATTTTAATGGAAGTTGAAGAAATAATCGATGGGGGTAATACTGATGAAAAAGATTCATGA
- a CDS encoding tRNA (mnm(5)s(2)U34)-methyltransferase, with product MYRVILKATKMAQNIVESVLKEDDSAIDATLGNGNDTVFLLSRLKNGKVYAFDIQKQAIDNFKKYMDENKISNVYLINDGHENIKKYITSRVKAVMFNLGYLPGGDEKIITKPETTIKALTDSLELLKPGGIITIAVYSGHDGGEVEAKAIDEFVGKLNPKKYSTMTIKFTNRNTAPYLIVIEKNDNFDEGK from the coding sequence ATGTATAGAGTTATATTAAAAGCAACAAAGATGGCACAGAATATTGTTGAATCTGTTTTAAAGGAAGATGATTCTGCAATTGATGCAACGTTAGGAAACGGAAATGATACTGTATTTTTATTAAGCCGCTTAAAGAATGGAAAGGTGTATGCATTCGACATACAAAAACAGGCGATAGATAACTTTAAAAAATATATGGATGAAAATAAAATAAGCAATGTATATTTAATCAACGACGGGCATGAAAACATTAAAAAATATATTACTTCAAGAGTAAAGGCTGTAATGTTTAATCTTGGTTACTTGCCGGGAGGAGATGAAAAAATAATAACTAAACCTGAGACAACTATTAAAGCTCTGACTGATTCTCTGGAATTATTAAAACCAGGCGGAATAATTACAATTGCAGTTTATTCAGGCCATGACGGTGGAGAAGTCGAAGCTAAGGCAATTGATGAATTTGTTGGCAAATTAAATCCAAAAAAATATTCTACGATGACTATAAAATTTACGAATAGAAACACAGCACCTTATCTAATCGTTATTGAGAAAAATGACAATTTTGATGAAGGTAAATAA
- a CDS encoding pseudouridine synthase yields MERIQKYIARCGIASRRKAEELIFNGKVKVNGEIINDIVLINPDNDIVEVEGKIISPEESKIYIMLNKPVGYVTTAKDEKGRKTVLDLINVRERVYPVGRLDYDTSGLLILTNDGDFAYKMTHPSKEIDKVYIALVEGIPTEEEIERFKKGLKIEDYITAPADFKLIEKRGKNAIVRITIHEGKNRQVRRMCEKIGHKVLELKRIQIGKIKLGNLKVGEWRFLKQEEIDFINKI; encoded by the coding sequence GTGGAGAGAATACAAAAATATATCGCTAGATGCGGGATAGCATCAAGAAGGAAAGCCGAAGAGCTGATTTTTAATGGAAAGGTAAAGGTTAATGGAGAGATTATAAATGATATAGTTTTAATAAATCCTGATAATGACATAGTTGAAGTTGAAGGAAAAATAATAAGTCCTGAAGAAAGCAAGATTTATATCATGTTAAATAAACCAGTAGGATACGTTACTACAGCAAAGGATGAAAAGGGGCGCAAAACTGTATTGGATTTAATAAATGTTAGAGAAAGAGTTTACCCTGTTGGAAGGCTTGATTATGATACTTCGGGACTTTTGATTTTGACCAACGATGGTGATTTTGCATATAAGATGACTCACCCTTCAAAGGAGATTGATAAGGTGTACATAGCGCTTGTAGAAGGAATTCCAACTGAAGAAGAAATTGAAAGATTTAAAAAGGGACTTAAGATTGAAGATTACATTACTGCCCCAGCTGATTTTAAATTGATAGAAAAAAGAGGAAAGAATGCGATTGTTAGAATAACAATTCATGAGGGGAAAAATAGACAGGTAAGAAGGATGTGCGAAAAGATTGGGCATAAAGTTCTGGAATTAAAAAGAATACAGATTGGGAAAATTAAATTAGGAAATTTAAAGGTCGGGGAATGGAGATTTTTAAAACAAGAAGAGATCGATTTCATAAATAAAATTTAG
- a CDS encoding zinc ribbon domain-containing protein, whose protein sequence is MDNYLLYEIFIIDSRLEELKKNNKIQEMTKKISEFKAKYDMSKRRYEQLVLMIKDKHIKQKEIAEKIKKLYHEVDMAEGELYSSSNIKLLNQLEEKIKYTRSQIKKLEDDAFELLLEIEEITKDAQHIGAELKNIKEQFEEVKENLNEQKLEIENSIAELMKKREKIVEKIDKGIISEYEELKNKTGKGAATLINGSYCSACRMQLPLMLVEELKNKKTLTKCPNCRRFLIVE, encoded by the coding sequence ATGGATAACTATCTTTTATACGAAATATTTATCATCGACAGTAGGCTTGAAGAGCTAAAGAAGAACAATAAAATACAGGAAATGACCAAAAAGATTAGTGAATTCAAAGCAAAGTATGACATGAGCAAAAGGCGGTATGAACAATTAGTTTTGATGATTAAGGACAAACATATCAAGCAAAAGGAAATAGCAGAAAAAATTAAGAAGTTATATCACGAGGTTGATATGGCTGAAGGAGAATTATATTCAAGCAGCAATATTAAACTACTAAATCAGCTTGAAGAAAAAATAAAATATACCAGAAGTCAGATTAAAAAGTTAGAGGATGATGCCTTTGAATTATTGCTTGAAATAGAGGAAATCACAAAAGATGCACAGCATATAGGCGCTGAACTAAAAAACATAAAGGAGCAATTTGAAGAGGTAAAGGAGAATTTGAATGAACAGAAGTTAGAGATTGAAAATAGCATTGCAGAACTTATGAAAAAAAGAGAAAAAATAGTTGAAAAGATTGATAAAGGGATAATATCAGAATATGAAGAATTAAAAAATAAAACCGGAAAAGGAGCAGCAACATTAATAAATGGTTCTTACTGCAGCGCGTGTAGAATGCAACTGCCATTGATGTTAGTTGAAGAATTAAAGAATAAAAAAACATTAACTAAATGTCCAAATTGCAGGAGATTTTTAATTGTTGAATAA
- a CDS encoding Nif3-like dinuclear metal center hexameric protein, translating into MSLSVLDIISFLENKYPIELAEDFDNVGLLLGTRHAAINKILFTLDITDEVIDEAIQNNCNLIISHHPMIFKSIKRIMSESILGSMISKCIKNDINIYALHTNFDNANDGLNDFIASKINLNDISLLSPSKETKLYKLVVYVPQTHAEVVREALLEAGAGHIGNYSHCSFNTVGTGTFMPLKDSNPYIGQINKIEYVDELKIETIVPGKKLSYVISNMLKVHPYEEVAYDVYPLWNKLQYGTGRVGFLDKEKSLVELSLELKEIFKLDSVAICGKEDTIVGKVAVVGGSGSSFISDAIKMECDCLITGDIKHHDALDAISAGLCLIDIGHYGSEFAAMNYLKDLIEERFGIETVLTNINTNPFKRV; encoded by the coding sequence ATGTCTTTAAGTGTGTTAGATATTATTTCTTTTTTAGAAAACAAATATCCAATTGAATTAGCAGAGGATTTTGATAATGTAGGATTGTTATTAGGAACAAGACATGCTGCAATTAACAAAATTTTATTTACTCTGGACATAACCGATGAGGTTATAGATGAGGCGATACAAAATAATTGCAATCTAATCATTTCTCATCATCCTATGATATTTAAATCAATAAAAAGAATTATGTCTGAAAGCATATTGGGCTCAATGATTAGCAAATGCATCAAAAACGATATTAATATATATGCTTTACATACAAATTTTGATAATGCTAACGATGGGCTTAATGATTTTATTGCTTCAAAAATAAATCTTAATGATATATCTTTGCTATCACCTTCAAAGGAGACTAAACTATATAAATTAGTTGTTTATGTTCCTCAAACGCACGCCGAAGTTGTAAGGGAGGCACTACTTGAAGCCGGTGCAGGACATATAGGAAATTATAGCCACTGTTCATTTAACACTGTTGGCACAGGGACTTTTATGCCATTGAAGGATTCTAATCCATACATCGGCCAGATTAATAAGATTGAATATGTTGACGAACTTAAAATCGAAACTATAGTTCCAGGGAAAAAATTAAGTTATGTTATATCCAATATGCTAAAGGTTCATCCTTATGAAGAAGTAGCATATGATGTTTATCCATTGTGGAACAAACTTCAATACGGGACTGGAAGAGTTGGCTTCCTTGACAAAGAAAAATCTTTAGTGGAATTATCACTTGAGCTAAAGGAAATATTTAAACTTGATAGCGTTGCAATTTGTGGTAAAGAGGATACAATTGTAGGAAAGGTGGCCGTTGTAGGGGGGAGTGGTAGCTCCTTTATTAGTGATGCAATTAAAATGGAATGTGATTGTTTGATAACCGGCGATATTAAACACCATGATGCTTTAGACGCTATTTCAGCTGGATTATGTTTAATCGACATTGGACACTATGGTAGCGAATTTGCTGCTATGAATTATTTAAAAGATTTAATTGAAGAAAGATTTGGGATAGAAACAGTGCTTACGAATATTAATACTAATCCATTTAAAAGAGTATAG
- a CDS encoding tRNA (adenine(22)-N(1))-methyltransferase: MILSERLKHIVSMIPNCKCIADIGTDHGYIPIYAVLNGISERAIATDINKGPIDAAIKNFKKYRVIDKIEARIGDGLKPLKIGEADVSVIAGMGGNLIGNILNENIELARSFKCILLQPMQYPEVLRKYLVENNFSIIDEDIVKDENKYYHILKVSNNRMQPFEKEVYYYTGKILIEKKHPLIEEYISDKINVLEEILSSIPTENPRHYEVEKLLNEFKEVKECL, translated from the coding sequence ATGATTTTATCTGAAAGATTAAAGCATATTGTAAGTATGATTCCAAATTGCAAATGCATAGCGGATATTGGAACTGACCATGGTTATATACCTATTTATGCAGTTTTGAATGGAATATCAGAAAGGGCTATAGCAACCGATATAAATAAAGGTCCGATAGATGCGGCTATTAAAAATTTTAAAAAATATAGAGTAATTGATAAAATTGAGGCAAGAATTGGAGATGGCCTGAAGCCACTAAAGATTGGAGAAGCAGATGTTTCTGTAATTGCTGGAATGGGAGGAAACTTGATTGGTAATATATTGAATGAAAACATTGAATTAGCACGTAGTTTTAAATGTATCCTGCTCCAACCTATGCAGTATCCTGAAGTATTAAGAAAGTATCTTGTTGAAAACAATTTCTCAATAATCGATGAAGATATTGTTAAAGATGAAAATAAGTATTATCATATACTTAAGGTTTCAAACAACAGAATGCAACCATTCGAAAAAGAAGTGTATTACTATACTGGTAAAATACTTATTGAAAAAAAGCATCCTCTTATTGAGGAATATATTTCAGATAAGATAAATGTTCTAGAGGAAATTTTAAGTAGTATTCCGACGGAAAATCCAAGGCATTATGAAGTGGAAAAATTACTTAATGAATTTAAGGAAGTGAAAGAATGTCTTTAA